One Thermomonas paludicola genomic window, CGCTGCGCGGCCAGCGCCTGGACGGCGGCGACCGGATCGCGCGCCACCACGTCGCCGGCCCGCAGGCCCGAGATCACCTCGACCGTATCGCCGCTGCGCGCGCCGAGCCGGAGCTGGCGCAGCAGCAGGCGCCCGTCCTGCACCACGTAGGCACCGGACAGCTCGCCGCGCTGGGCGATGCTGGCAGCCGGAATGCGCACGCTGGCCGCCACCGCGCCACCCGCATCGGCATCGCTGGCGGCGTCGGCGGAAAACACCACCTTGGCGGTGGTGCCCGGCGCGGGCGCCGGCTCCAGCATCGGCAGGCTGACCCGCACGTTGACGCTGTGGCTGCTCGCGTCGGCAGCGGGAAACACCATCACCTCGGCGGGCGTGATCTTGCGCCCGTCGGCCAGCAGCACCTGCGCCCGCGCATCGCGGCGAATCGCCTCGGCGCGGCTCTGCGGCACGGCGACTTCGATGCGCAGCGCGCCCGGCGCATACAGGCTGACCAACGGCATGCCGGGGGCGACGGTCTCGCCCGGCTCCACGTCGCGCCGCGCCACCACGCCATCGAAAGGCGCGCGCACCACCGTGTACGCAGCCAGCTGCGCGGCCTGCGCCAGACTGGCCGCCGCCGCATTGCGCGCGGCCTGGGCGGAATCGCGCGCGGCGCGAGCCTGGTCGATCTGCGCCTTCGACACATACTGCGCGCCAGCCAGCGCGGCAAAGCGGCGATAGTTCTGTTCGGCCTCGATGGCCGAAGCTTCGGCCGCGCGCAGCTGCGCGCGCGCGGCGTTGGCGCCGGCGTCCTGCTCTACTGCGGTGATGCGCAGCAGCACGTCGCCCGCCTTCACCCGATCGTTGACGTCCACCGGCACCGCACTGACCCGGCCCGCCGTCTGCGCCGCCAGGTCCGCGCGGCGCACGGCCTGTACCACGCCATCCCAGCCGCGGCCCGGCAGCGCCGTACCCGCCGCAACCGTGAAGGTGGCCAGGTCGGCCGGCAAGGCCGGCGTGGCGATGGGTTTGTCGGTGCCGCAGGCCGCAAGCATCAGCAGCACGGGCAGCAGCAGGAGTCGCGTGTTGTGCATGGGTTCCCTCGTCAGCAGCGGTTGCAGGAAGCGCCGTCGCCCCGGCCAATGCCGAGTTTCTTCATCAGCATGCCCGCCGGGCAAAAACCGGTGAACGCGGATTGGAACAGATTCACGCCGATGAAGGCGGTGAGCCAGAAGAAGTTGGGATGGACGAACTGGGTCAGCAGCACGCTGACCACCACCATCACGCCGGCAAACGCCTGAACGGCACGGTCGAGAGTCATGTTGTTTCTCCTTGATGAATTGGGATCAGTTGGGACGCTTGACGTCTTTCAGCCGCTCGATGCCGAGCAGGCCGAGGATGTATTTCTCGTAGATCGGTTCGGACGTGCCGTTGCGCATCTTGTAGAGGAAGTATTTTTCGAAGCCGACCTTGGCCAGGTGCACCCATTTGCCGATCCTGGTCCAGGTGACGTTGCGCGGCGGGATCTGCGGCAGCGCCACGAACGCCGCGCCGGTGTCGCCCATGTCGGCCAGGCAGACCGCGTTCCAGGTGCCTTCGAAATCCGGCGTCTCGCCCTTCAGTTCGGCCTGGATGTTCTTGACGATGGTGGTGACCATCGACTCGATCATGAACCCGGTCTTCGGCGCGCCGGTCGGCACCGGCGTGACTTCCACCGGCGGAATCGTCACGCACACGCCGGCCGAGAAGATCTTCGGGTACGTCGGGCTGCGCTGGTGCTTGTCCACGATCACGAAGCCGCGCGGGTTGCACAGGCCCGCCACCGCGGCCACCGCCTCCACGCCCTTGAACGCCGGCAGCAGCATCGCGAACTTGAACGGCAGCACGCGCGAATCGCCCGGCTGGCCCTTGGCATCGTGCTCGACCACGGTCATCTCGCCGTCGCGCACTTCACTGACCTTGCTGTTCACCACCCAGCTGATATGCCGCTGGCGCATCTCCGATTCCATCAACCCCTTGGAGTCGCCCACGCCGCCGAGCCCCATGTGGCCGATGTACGGCTCGCTGGTGACGAAGGTCATCGGCACCTTGTCGCGCAGCTTGCGCTTGCGCAGGTCGGCATCGACGATCATCGCGAACTCGTAGGCCGGGCCGAAGCAACTGGCCCCCTGCACGGCACCGATCACCACCGGGCCCGGATTCTTCAGGAATTCCTGATAGGCCACCCAGGCGCCCGCTGCGTGCGGCGTGGTGCACACCGACTGGGTGAAGCCGCCGTCGGGACCGGCGCCGGGAACCTCGTCGAACGCCAGCTTCGGGCCGGTACAGATCATCAGGTAGTCATAGGCGATGCGCTCGCCCTTGCCGGTGATGACCGCATCGCCCTCGGCATCGATGTGCTCGACGCCGCTGCCGTCAAAGGTGATGCCATACCGGCCCACATGTTCGGCAACGGGCAGGGTGATGTCGTCCTGCTTGCGCCAACCGACGGCCAGCCATGGATTGGAAGGCGTGAAGCCGAACGTCTCGCCTTTGCCGACCAGCACGATGTCATGCCCCTTGCCGAGCGTTTCGCGCAGTTCGTACGCCGCGCTCATGCCACCCAACCCCGCACCCATCACCACGATCCTGGCCATTTCTCGCCTCTTCCCGGTCGCCATCTCTGGCAGGTGGATTAATATTAGATCTTGCTTATATTAGTGTCAACTGATATTTTGCCTGCGCCCCGTCCTGCCTGCGCGGATCGCGCGGCCAGGCCAACCCCGCAAGCACGCTGAAGCCATGCCGACCATGCAACGCCGCCCTGCCCTTGAGATGAATCCGGAAGCGATGCGCGCGCATGCCGGCGATGCCGCCCGGCTGCTGCGGGCGCTGGCCAACGACAAGCGATTGGTGATGTTGTGCCTGCTGGTGGAAGGCGAGCGGTCGGTCGGCGAACTCAACGCCCGGGTCGAACTCAGCCAATCCGCGCTGTCGCAGCATCTGGCGCTGCTGCGCGCAGATGGGCTGGTCAACACCCGCCGCGAGGCGCAAACGATTTACTACTCACTGGCCGATGGCCCGGCCCAGCGCATCATCGAAACCCTGCACGGGATCTATTGCGGCACCCAGTCCGTGTGTGCCGGCTAAGCCCCTGCTGGCTCACGCCGCAGCGTAGCGCACGGCACCGCCCACCCAGCGCTGCACGATGCGTTCGGCCACCTCTGGCGCATCGCGCAGCAGGTGATCGGCCAATGCATGCACCCGCGGCAACAGGTCGGCATCGCGCGCCAGATCCGCCATCCGGAACGCGGCAAGCCCGGTCTGGCGAGTCCCCAGCAATTCACCCGGGCCGCGCAGCTGCAAGTCTTTTTCGGCGATGGCAAAGCCGTCACTGGTCTGCCGCAGGGTGTCGAGGCGCTCGCGCGCCATCGCCGACAACGGGCCCTGGTACAGCAGGACACAGCTGGACGCCGCGCGACCGCGCCCCACTCGACCGCGCAACTGATGGAGCTGCGCCAGGCCGAGGCGCTCGGCGTTCTCGATCACCATCAGCGAGGCATTGGGAACGTCCACGCCGACTTCAATGACGGTGGTCGCCACCAGCAAATCAATCTCGCCGCCCTTGAAGGCGCGCATGATGGCCTGCTTTTCGGCTGCCTTCTGCCGACCATGCACCAGGCCCACGCGCGCCAGCGGCAGGGCCGCTTGCAGTGCCTCGAACGTGCTTTGCGCGGCCTGCGCCACCACCTCATCGGAATCATCGATCAGGGTGCACACCCAATAGGCCTGGCGGCCTTCGGCGCAGGCATTGCGGATGCGCTCCACCAGCTCGGGCCGGCGCTCGGCCGACAGCGCGATGGTGGTGACCGGCGTGCGCCCCGGCGGCAGCTCGTCGATGGCGGACACGTCGAGGTCGGCGTAGGCGCTCATCGCCAGCGTGCGCGGGATCGGGGTGGCGGTCATCACCAGCTGGTGCGGCACGCCGGCACGGCCCTTGTCGCGCAGCGCCAGCCGCTGGTGCACGCCGAAGCGGTGCTGCTCGTCGACGATGGCCAGCGCGAGGTCGTGGAACGCCACGCCTTCCTGCATCAGCGCATGCGTGCCGACGACCACCTGCGCCACGCCGGACGCCACCTCCGCCAGCGCCTTCGCCCGCGCCTTGCCGGTCACCTTGCCCGCCAGCCAGCACACGTTCAATCCCAACGGCTCCAGCCAGCCGCGCAGGTTGTGCAGATGCTGTTCGGCCAGCAGCTCGGTCGGCGCCATCAACGCGGCCTGGCGGCCATCGGCGACGGCGAGCAGCGCCGCCATCGCCGCGACCACGGTCTTGCCGCTGCCGACGTCGCCCTGCACCAGCCGCAGCATCGGGCGCGGCTGGCGCAGGTCGTCGCGCAGCTGCGCATACACGCGCGCCTGCGCGTTCGTCAGCGCGAACGGCAGCGATTTCTTCAATCGCGCCACCAGTTTCTCGTCGCCGCGCAGCGCGCGCGCGCCCTCCGCCTGCAAGGCCAGCCGCTGGCGGCGCAGGCTGAGCTGGTGGGCCAGCAGTTCCTCCAAGGCCAGCCGCCGCTGCGCCGGATGCAGGCCGCTTTGCAGCGCGGCGAGGTCGGCGTCGCGCGGTGGCGCGTGCAGGGTCAGGATCGCCTCGCGCAACGACGGCAGGCCGAGTTCGCGCAGCCACGCCGGCGGCAACAACTCCAGCGCCGCCTCGTCCGGCAACCGCTGCAAGGCCTGCACCACCAGCTTGCGCAGGCTGGCGGGGCCGATGCCTTCGACGGCGGGATAGACCGGATCCAGCGCCTCGCCCAGCGCATGCTCACCGTCGTCCAGCACGCGGTAACTGGGATGCACGATTTCCAGCCCGAGCTGGCCTGGGCGCGGCGTACCGTAGGCGCGGACGCGCGCGCCGACCGCGAACTGCGCCACCTGCTGCGCGCGGAAATGGAAGAAGCGCAGCACCAGCGTACCCCGGCCCGCATCGGACAGGGCCACCCGCAGCATCGGCCGGTAGCGGAAGCCGCGCTCCACCGCTTCGACCCGGCCTTCGACCTGCGCGGGCACGCCGGCGCGCAAGTCGCGGATCGGGGTCAGCGCGGTGCGGTTCTCGTATTCGCGCGGCAGGTGCAGCCACAGATCCTGCAAGGTCGAAAGCCCGCGCGCCGCGAGTTTCTCACGCAGCGCCGGACCAACGCCGGTCAGGACGGAAAGCGGGGTGTCGGCACCCGCGATGGCATTGATGGGTGCTGCCGGCATCGCACAAGGATGCCGGCATGCATGCGATCACGCCAGTCTGGCGCGCACTCAATAGCGGAATTGCATTTCCAGGCCAAGCTGGCGGGGGGCGCTGATGCTGGCGCCCACCGTTCCGAAAACGCTGGTGCCGTACTGCCAAAGGTCGGTGACATGACGCTGGTTGAATACGTTGTTGGCGTAGGCGGCCACGCTCCAGGCGTCTTTCGGCGAGCGCCATTGCACGAACAAATCGGTGCGATTGCTTGCCGCGCCGATGCGGAACGCGGGATAGCTGCCGCAGTTGCCCTGGCCAATCGACGCCGCATTGCAGCGCATCGCTCCGCGCGCGCCGTGGCGGGCCGACAGCAGCAGGCTGCCGGCTTCGCCCAGTTCAACGCGATACCGCCCACCCAGCGCATAGGAGATGCGCGGCTCGCCGGTCGGCTTGCCGCTGAGGTTCAATCCCTGCGGGGTGACGTAGTGGTCATAGGTCGAATCGATCCAGCCCAGGTTGAAGTCGAATTGCAGCGCACGGCTCGGGAACCAGCGCGCGCTGAACTCCGCGCCGGTGGCGGTGAGGTCGCTCACATTGGTGACATAGCGCGGCACCTGGGTGCTGGTATCCAGCCAGATCGCCTGGCGGTTGTTGTATTGATAGCGATAGGCCGAGGCTTCGAACTGCAGGCGCCCGTCCTGCAACGACTGCTTGATGCCCGCCTCCAGATTCCACACTTCCTCGTTCTTGAAACTCGCACCCGGCGAGAACGCGTTGTAACCGCCCGCCTTGTAGCCCTTGGCCAGCGATGCAAACACCATGCTGCCGTTGGCCAGGTGGTAGTCGATCACCAGGCGCGGGCTGACATCGCTCCAGGCATGACTGGCGCGATTGAGCACGCCCTTGTTGGCCATCGAGACCGGATCGGAAAATGCCAGGTCCATCCCCGCCAACGTGGCCGCATCCAGGCCGGCGCCAGCCAGGATGCCGGCGCTGTCCAATATCTGCAGCGCCTGGTTCAATGCATCCGCGCGATGGTAGTCGTTGAACCAGGAAAACTGCTTCTCGTCGCGGGTATAGCGCAGGCCGACGGTCAGGTTGAGCTTGTCGGTGGCATGCCAGATCACGTCGCCAAACGCAGCGTAGGCGGTGGATGCCAGGGTGTTGTCATACGACTCCGTCCACGGCTGGCCAAGCAGCTGCACCGGCACTGCGTACTGGTCGGCCGCCGCCTGCAGCATGCTGAAAAGCGGGATGCCCAGCGCGTACAGCGTTGCGGTATCCACGCTGCTGCTGTCCAGGTCCACCACGCTGGACTGGCGCGCACGCTCCTTGAACCAGCTGGCGCCGGCCACCCAGTCGATGCGCTCGTTCCCGCCGCTGAACTTGAACTCCTGATACCAGGTGGTGTTGCGCTCGCTGTTGATGCTGTCCATGTAGAGGTAGGCCCGGTTGGTGCCGTCCTCCTCGGTGCGGTTGAACGTGTCGTAATGACGCCAGGCGGTGGTTGCGGCCAGCGCCCCCCACCGGAAGTCATGCTCCACCCGCAGCGTGAGCCCATCGAAATCGCGGGTTTCGTCATTGCCCGCCACGTCGGTGGTGGCCGGCATGTCGAACGGATTGCGATAGTGCAGCGGGTCGGCCGGAAATGCCGGCAAACCGGTCACCGGATCCAGATCGACGATGCCGATGGTGGGGCGCGACCGCTGGTTCAGCCGCTCGCGATCCCAGGTCAGCTGCACGCGCGTACGGTCCGAAGCGTCCCAGCCCAGGGCCATTCGCAAGGCGTCATTCTTGCCATCATTGAGCGGCCTGCCGGTTGCGGCATCGCGGAGCCAACCATCGGTCTGTCCATGCAGGGCATTGATGCGCAACGCCAGGTGATCGCCCAGCGGCATGTTGAACATGCCGTCGAACTGGCGCTGCCCATGATCGCCGGCGCGCAGCCGTGCCCGCGCTTCCAGCGTTGCGGAGGGCTGCTTGGTGATGATCGAAATCGCGCCCGCAGCCGTATTGCGGCCAAACAGCGTGCCCTGTGGCCCTTTCAGGACTTCGATGCGCTCCACGTCCAGGAACGGCAGCACGGTGCCGCCACCGCGCCCGGCATAAACGCCATCCACATACACGCCCACGGTGGGGTCGGTGCCAATGCCGATGTCCTCGGTGCTCAGCCCGCGCAGCTTGAACTTGACCTGGGTGGCCTGCACGTCGTTGACGTCGAGGCCGGGGATGAAACTGTCGAGGTCGGCAATCGTCCTGGCCGCCGTGGTGTCGATGACGTCGGCATCCACCACCTGCAGCGCGATCGGCACGTCCTGCAACTCCTGTTCGCGGCTCTGCGCAGTCACCACGATCTTGTCCAGCTGCACGGCGTCCGGCTTGGCGGCCGGTTGCGCCTGCGGGGTCTCCTGCGCCTGCGCGGAAAACGCCGCGGAAGCCAGCAGCGATGCCAGCAATGCCTTGCGCACGCCATCGGTCAAAATGTGGTGTTTCATTGCAGTCCCCTGTTGTTGGATTCACGCCCCTGCCCCGGACGCTCGGCTTGCCCCGGCACCCAGCATGATCGGCAACACCAGCGTGCGGCGCGCCGGCACTGCCCATGGATGCCGTCCCTCGGGAATTGCAGTTTGTGCGGATGAATCCACGGGTGAAAAGGGGCCATCCGCCCTAGAATGGGGGTGAAACGGACATATCGAGCCTCCCATGCCGCCCCGTCCTGCCCGCCGCCCCCTCGCCCCGCCGGGCAGCAACCGCTTCCATGGCCGCATCATCGCCCCCCTGGTTGCCCATGCCGAAGAACTGGGGCTTCGCTGCGACCACTGGTTCATCGGACTTGCGGTCGAAGCTGCCGATTTTGCCGACTTCCACCACCTGCCCTGCCTGTCCTACCGGGAGACCTGCGCGATCCTCCGCCACGCGCTGGCCTCACTGCCTGGCAGCGGTCATGGGCTGGAATTGGGCGCGCGCCAGACCCTGGCCGAATTCGATGTCCTCGGCCTGGCGATGCTGGCCTCGCCAACCTTCGGCGATGCATTGCGCACCGGCATCCGCTACGCCCCCATCACCGGGGTCATGTTCGCACTGGCGATGGATGAGGAGCGCGCCGGCGTCGCCATCACCCTGCACATGTACGAACACGATGCGCAGCTGCAGCCGTATCTTTGCGAAGAGCTGATTTCAAGCTGCATGAATCTGTGCCGGGCGATGCTGGGTGACGGGTTCCAGCCCGAGCGCGTGGATCTGGCGTATCCGCCACCGCCACACGCCGAGCGCTACACGCAGCTGTTCGGCCCGAACGTGCGGTTCGGATGCCACGAAAACCGGATCGTGATCGCGCATCGCTGGATGCCCACGCCCATGCCCGCCGCGAACCCGAACGCGGTACGCCAGATGACCGCCGTCTGCGATGCGGAAATGCCGCCGGGCCACGCCGCATCCGGGCTGGCCGCAGCCATTGAACAGCGCCTGTGGCAGCGGCTGGCCAACCCTCCGCGCCTGCAGGAACTGGCCACTGAAATGCACATGACCGAACGCACCCTGCGCCGGCAACTGCAGGCAGAGAACGACAGTTACCGCGCCCTGCTCGATCGTCTCCGCGCGCGCGCCGCCAGCCGGCTGCTGCGCGAACGCGTGTTGCCGCTGGGACAGGTGGCGGCGGCCGTGGGGTTTGCGGATGTGCGCGACTTCCGCCGCGCCTTCAAGCGCTGGACCGGGCAACTGCCCGGCCAGCTTCGCCACGGCCAGCGCCCGGCAGCGGAGGCGCCGGCTCAGCCAAGCACCATCACGCCATCCACCTCGAACGCGGCGCCGCGCGGCAGCGCCGCCGCTTGAATGGTGGAGCGCGCCGGATAGGGCTGGCTGAAGTACTCGGCCATCACCGCATTCACCCGCGCGAAGTCGGCGAGATCGGTCAGGTACAGGCCCAGCCGCACCACGTTCTCGAAGGATCCCCCGGCGGCCACGCAGACCGCGCGAAGATTGTCGAATGCCTGCCGCGCCTGCGCCTCGATGTCCCCTTCCACCATTTGGCCACTCCCCGGCAGCAAGGGCGTCTGCCCGGACAGGTACACGGTGTTGCCGGCGCGGATGGCCTGCGAATACGGGCCGATGGCGGCGGGGGCGGAATCGGTATGGATGGCGGTGCGCGACATGGGATCTCCGGGCGGCATGAAGGTCTGCAACCCCGGATTCTACTGCGCGCCCGCAGGCGGCCGTGCGCTCAACAGCGCTGCACGTCCTGCACCACCTGCAGCCTGCGCACGCCGCGGATCACCTCGGCCAGGTGGCGGCTGTCGGTGACGTCGATGCCGAAACGCAGCACCGCGATGTTGCTGTCGCGCTCCAGGTACTCGACGCGGTCGATGTTGGATTCCGCGTTGGCGATCGCCGCCGCCACCTGCGCCAGCACGCCGGGGCGGTTTTCCACTTCGATGCGGATCGCCACGCTGAAATCGCCGGCCACTTCGCGGTCCCAGCCGATCGCCACCCAGCGCTCCGGCGACTTGCGGAATTCGGCCACGTTCGGGCATTCCATCCGGTGCACCACGATGCCCTTGCCGGCGCTGTGGTAACCCATGATCTCGTCGCGCGGAATCGGCAGGCAGCACTGCGCGAAGCTGATCACGCCGCGCTCCGACCCGGTGATCAGGATGCGCTCCTGCAGCACTCCCGCCGTTGCCGACGCTTCCGCGCCTGGCGACTGGCTGGACTGCTGCGCCAGCAGCAAGGCCACCTGCGACGGCATGCGGTTGCCCAACGCGATATCGGCCAGCATCGCCTCCAGCCGCGAATAGCGGTTGTCCGCCAGATACGACTCCAGCCGCGCCATCGGGATGCGGTCCAGCGCGGTGCCCTGCGCGCCCAGCGCACGATCCAGCATGTAATGGCCAAGCTGCACCGCGTCTTCGTGTTCGAGCTGCTTGAGCTGCTGGCGGATCGCGGTGCGCGCCTTGCTGGTGGCGACGAATTCCAGCCACTGCGTGGTCGGCACCGCGGACTTGGCGGTAATGATCTCCACCGACTGCCCGCTGGCCAGCTTGGTGCGCAGCGGTGCAAGCCGCTTGTCCACGCGCGCGGTGACCGCGTGATTGCCGACATCGGTATGCACCGCGTAGGCGAAATCCAGCGCGGTGGAATTGCGCGGCAGCGACAGGATGTCGCCCTTCGGCGTGAACAGGTAGACCTCGTCCGGGAACAGGTCGACCTTGACGTTCTCCAGGAACTCCAGCGACGAGCCGGTGGCGCGCTGGCTCTCCACCAGGTTGGCGATCCACGCCGCTGCCCGGCCCTGCGCGCTGTTGCCGCCGCCCTCCGCGCCGATCTTGTAGGCCCAGTGCGCGGCCACGCCGCGCTCGGCGATCAGGTTCATCTCGCGGGTGCGGATCTGCACCTCGATCGGTGAGCCGTACGGCCCGAACAGCACCGTGTGCAGCGACTGGTAGCCGTTCGCCTTGGGGATCGCGATGAAATCCCGGAAGCGCCCATCCAGCGGCTTGTACACCGCATGCACCACGCCCAGCGCGTGATAGCAGTCCGGCACGCTGTTCACCACCACGCGAAAGCCGAACACATCCATCACCTGGTCGAAGCTGCGGCCTTCGGAACGCATCTTGGTATAGACGCTCCACGGCGTCTTGATCCGCCCCACCAGCTGATGATCGAGTTTTTCCAACGCCAGCCGCTGCGCCAGCAAAGCCTCGATCTGCGTCAGCGTCTCGCGCCGCGCCAGCGGCTGGCTGCGGATGCGCCTGGCGATCACCGCGTGCCGCCACGGATGCAACGCGCGGAACCCCAGGTCCTGCAGTTCGGCCTTGATCAGGTTCATGCCCAGCCGCTGCGCGATGGGCGCGAAGATCTCCAGCGTTTCGACGGCGATGCGCCGCCGCGCCTCGTGCGTCTGCGCGCCCAGCGTGCGCATGTTGTGCAGGCGATCGGCCAGCTTGATCAGGATCACCCGCAAGTCGCGCGACATGGCCAACAGCATCTTGCGGAAGCTTTCGGCGGCGGCCTCCTGGCGGTCGGCGAAGCGCAGCTTGTCCAGCTTGGTGACGCCATCGACCAGCTCGGCGACGGTTTCGCCAAACTGCGCGGTGATGTCGGCGCGGGTCAGCGGCGTGTCTTCGATGGTGTCGTGCAGGATCGCCGCCACCAGCGTTTCGACGTCCAGGCCCTGCTCGGCCAGCACCTGCGCCACCGCCACCGGATGGGTGATGTAGGGCTCGCCCGACTTGCGCATCTGCCCGGCGTGCGCCGCCGCACCCACCGCCCATGCGCGCCGCAGCAGGGCGCGCTGCGCCTCACCCAGATACGCAGCCGCCTGCTCCAGCGCCTGCACATAGTCCGGCACCGCAGCCGCATCGGGCGCGGCGGGCGGCAGGGCAAGCGCGGGATCGCCGGGAGTCATGCGTCGAGACTAACCGCGCAACGCGATGCCGGCAAACGGAAATTTCAAACGAAATCGCGGGCAAAACCAAAACAGAAACGGCCCCGCAGGGCCGTTTCGTGGACGCAACCTCGAAGCTGCGATCAGTCGTCGCCCTTCATGTCGTCGTCGGCGGCCACGACCTCGGCGGCAGCCCATTCCAGCGCCTCGCGCTCCTTGCGCTCGCGCTCGGCCTTTTCAACCGAATCGATGAAGTCGGTATTGATGACCCGCGCGGCGATCTCGCGCAGCGCCAACACGGTGGGCTTGTCGTTGGACTCGCTGTTGTCCAGCTTCGGCTCCACGCCGCCAGCCAGCTGGCGCGCACGCTTGGCGGCCATCATCACGAGTTCGAAGCGGTTATCGACCACCTGCAGGCAGTCTTCAACGGTAATCCGGGCCATGGCTATCCTGCGGCGTTTGGGCCGCTGCGGGTTCTAGAGAGTCGGCCATTCTATGCGCGGATGCCGCCCACCGCAAGCCTGCGCCTTTCAAATCAGAAACTTAGGCGCACGCAGACCTGCTTACGGACCCACCAGCAGGCCTTCGATCAAGCGCGCATGCCGCGCCACCTGCGCGTCCTTGCGCAGGCGGCTGGCGGTGAAGATGCTGCACATTTCGGCCACCGCGGTGTCAAACACCTCGTTGACGATCACGTAGTCGAATTCGCTGTAATGGCTCATCTCCTCGCGCGCCGCGGCCAGCCGGCGCTGGATCACCTCCTCGGTGTCCTGCCCGCGCTTGCGCATGCGCTCTTCCAGCGCGGACCGGGACGGCGGCAGGATGAACACGCTGACCGAGTCGGGCACCTTGGCGCGCACCTGCCGCGCGCCCTGCCAGTCGATCTCCAGCAGCACGTCATGACCGGCAGCCAGCTGCGGGTCCACCGACTGCCGCGCCGTGCCCTTCCAGTCGCCGTGAACCCGCGCGCACTCGAAGAAGTCGCCCGCATCGATCATCCGCTGGAACTCATCGACGCTGACGAAGTTGTAATGCTCGGCATGCCGCTCGCCCGGTCGCGGTGCGCGCGAGGTGAACGAGATCGACAGCCGGATGTTCGGATCATGCGCCAGCACGGCGTTGACGATGCTGGACTTTCCAGCCCCGGAGGGCGCCGCGACGATATAGAGGGTTCCGCGCATGGGCTTGGGGTCACTCGATGTTCTGGATCTGCTCGCGGATCTGGTCGATCAGCACTTTCAGCTCGACGGCGGCATTGCTGGTGCGCGCATCCACCGATTTGCTGCCCAGCGTGTTCGCTTCACGGTTGAATTCCTGCAGCAGGAAGTCGAGGCGGCGACCGACCGGCTCCTTGCCGCCCCTGAGGATGCGCCGCAGCTCCGACAGATGGCTGTCGAGGCGGTCCAGCTCTTCATCGACATCGAGCTTCTGCAACCAGATCACCAACTCCTGTTCCAGCCGCCCCGGCTCCAGCGCCGAGCCCAGATCCGCCAGCCGCGCGTCCAGCTTCTGGCGCTGGCCGGCACGGATGTGCGGCACCAGCGTGCGCACCTCGGCGGCGATCTTCGCCACTGCATCGGCGCGCTCGCCGATGACCGCAGCAAGCTTGCCTCCCTCGCGCTCGCGGGCCGCCACGAAGTCGTCCAGCACCGCGTCCAGCAGGGCCATCGCTTCGCGTTGCAGCAACTCGCCATCGATGCCTCGCGATTGCAGCACGCCCGGGAACTGCAGCAGTTCGGTGAACTGCACCTGCAACTGCGGGAAGCGCGTGTCCAGTTGCCGGGCCAGCTCGCCCAGCCGCTCCAACAGCGCCTCGTCCAGCTGCAGTGACTCGCCGCTGCTGGCCGCACGCAGGCGAATCACCAAGTCCAGCTTGCCGCGTGAAACGCGCGATGCCACGCGCTCGCGCAATTGCGACTCCAGCGCGCGCAGTTCTTCGGGAAGACGCAGGCTCAATTCCAGGAAACGGTGATTCACCGCGCGCAACTCGCCGGAGAGAGACCCCCATTCGGTGGCCCGCTCGCTGGCGGCAAAGGCAGTCATGCTGCGAATCATTCGGAATCCAGGCCCATCGAAAA contains:
- the recG gene encoding ATP-dependent DNA helicase RecG, whose translation is MPAAPINAIAGADTPLSVLTGVGPALREKLAARGLSTLQDLWLHLPREYENRTALTPIRDLRAGVPAQVEGRVEAVERGFRYRPMLRVALSDAGRGTLVLRFFHFRAQQVAQFAVGARVRAYGTPRPGQLGLEIVHPSYRVLDDGEHALGEALDPVYPAVEGIGPASLRKLVVQALQRLPDEAALELLPPAWLRELGLPSLREAILTLHAPPRDADLAALQSGLHPAQRRLALEELLAHQLSLRRQRLALQAEGARALRGDEKLVARLKKSLPFALTNAQARVYAQLRDDLRQPRPMLRLVQGDVGSGKTVVAAMAALLAVADGRQAALMAPTELLAEQHLHNLRGWLEPLGLNVCWLAGKVTGKARAKALAEVASGVAQVVVGTHALMQEGVAFHDLALAIVDEQHRFGVHQRLALRDKGRAGVPHQLVMTATPIPRTLAMSAYADLDVSAIDELPPGRTPVTTIALSAERRPELVERIRNACAEGRQAYWVCTLIDDSDEVVAQAAQSTFEALQAALPLARVGLVHGRQKAAEKQAIMRAFKGGEIDLLVATTVIEVGVDVPNASLMVIENAERLGLAQLHQLRGRVGRGRAASSCVLLYQGPLSAMARERLDTLRQTSDGFAIAEKDLQLRGPGELLGTRQTGLAAFRMADLARDADLLPRVHALADHLLRDAPEVAERIVQRWVGGAVRYAAA
- a CDS encoding efflux RND transporter periplasmic adaptor subunit, producing MHNTRLLLLPVLLMLAACGTDKPIATPALPADLATFTVAAGTALPGRGWDGVVQAVRRADLAAQTAGRVSAVPVDVNDRVKAGDVLLRITAVEQDAGANAARAQLRAAEASAIEAEQNYRRFAALAGAQYVSKAQIDQARAARDSAQAARNAAAASLAQAAQLAAYTVVRAPFDGVVARRDVEPGETVAPGMPLVSLYAPGALRIEVAVPQSRAEAIRRDARAQVLLADGRKITPAEVMVFPAADASSHSVNVRVSLPMLEPAPAPGTTAKVVFSADAASDADAGGAVAASVRIPAASIAQRGELSGAYVVQDGRLLLRQLRLGARSGDTVEVISGLRAGDVVARDPVAAVQALAAQRKAAEAGRE
- a CDS encoding ArsR/SmtB family transcription factor, which translates into the protein MQRRPALEMNPEAMRAHAGDAARLLRALANDKRLVMLCLLVEGERSVGELNARVELSQSALSQHLALLRADGLVNTRREAQTIYYSLADGPAQRIIETLHGIYCGTQSVCAG
- a CDS encoding YgaP family membrane protein: MTLDRAVQAFAGVMVVVSVLLTQFVHPNFFWLTAFIGVNLFQSAFTGFCPAGMLMKKLGIGRGDGASCNRC
- a CDS encoding NAD(P)/FAD-dependent oxidoreductase, encoding MARIVVMGAGLGGMSAAYELRETLGKGHDIVLVGKGETFGFTPSNPWLAVGWRKQDDITLPVAEHVGRYGITFDGSGVEHIDAEGDAVITGKGERIAYDYLMICTGPKLAFDEVPGAGPDGGFTQSVCTTPHAAGAWVAYQEFLKNPGPVVIGAVQGASCFGPAYEFAMIVDADLRKRKLRDKVPMTFVTSEPYIGHMGLGGVGDSKGLMESEMRQRHISWVVNSKVSEVRDGEMTVVEHDAKGQPGDSRVLPFKFAMLLPAFKGVEAVAAVAGLCNPRGFVIVDKHQRSPTYPKIFSAGVCVTIPPVEVTPVPTGAPKTGFMIESMVTTIVKNIQAELKGETPDFEGTWNAVCLADMGDTGAAFVALPQIPPRNVTWTRIGKWVHLAKVGFEKYFLYKMRNGTSEPIYEKYILGLLGIERLKDVKRPN